In one window of Microbacterium profundi DNA:
- a CDS encoding DUF2971 domain-containing protein — MDIDLTLASPSVPVGDDVTLWRYLDFPKFLDLLASKALKMPRASSMEDPFEGVMGDGAMSATLEVQSANRAPSYWRHAFINKLQRESLWWRDRTYVSCWNAFPSENAGLWRIYGDEKGVAIRTTWGSLRRSFAGTADCVTDVFYGPVSYRSAETDFEIPPTYTDQYFVKRQEFSHEKEFRLMAHDESREHDYRDTSLEGLPAFATLPCDLNVLIEEIVISPRLGGWVQKTVEDVSRRYGGTWPVTRSNLYRPPPREIHRF, encoded by the coding sequence ATGGACATCGATCTCACACTGGCAAGTCCTTCGGTCCCAGTTGGCGACGATGTAACGCTATGGCGCTACCTCGACTTTCCGAAGTTTCTTGACCTGCTGGCGTCCAAAGCGCTCAAGATGCCTCGCGCCTCCAGCATGGAAGATCCCTTCGAAGGGGTGATGGGCGATGGCGCCATGTCCGCCACCCTCGAGGTGCAGAGCGCGAACCGCGCGCCCAGCTATTGGCGGCACGCCTTCATTAACAAGTTGCAGAGAGAGTCGTTGTGGTGGAGGGACCGCACGTACGTCTCCTGTTGGAACGCCTTCCCCTCCGAGAATGCAGGTCTGTGGCGAATCTACGGAGACGAAAAGGGAGTGGCCATCCGGACCACCTGGGGTTCGCTTCGCCGGTCCTTTGCTGGTACGGCCGACTGTGTGACCGACGTGTTCTATGGCCCGGTGTCGTATCGGTCAGCGGAGACCGACTTCGAGATCCCTCCGACCTACACGGATCAGTACTTCGTCAAGCGACAAGAGTTCTCGCACGAGAAGGAGTTCCGGTTGATGGCCCATGACGAGTCCAGAGAACACGACTATCGCGACACCTCACTCGAGGGCCTCCCAGCATTCGCAACATTACCTTGCGACCTAAACGTGCTCATCGAAGAGATCGTCATCAGCCCGCGGCTCGGAGGATGGGTACAAAAAACCGTCGAAGACGTCTCTCGGCGGTACGGCGGCACCTGGCCCGTCACGAGATCGAATCTCTACCG